One Erythrobacter aureus DNA segment encodes these proteins:
- the uvrA gene encoding excinuclease ABC subunit UvrA has protein sequence MALTKISVRGAREHNLKGVDIDLPRDALIVITGLSGSGKSSLAFDTIYAEGQRRYVESLSAYARQFLEMMQKPDVEHIDGLSPAISIEQKTTSRNPRSTVATVTEIYDYMRLLWARVGVPYSPATGLPIQAQTVSNMVDRVMALPEGTRLYLLAPVVRGRKGEYRKELAEWQKAGFTRVRIDGEMYPIEEAPALDKKFKHDIEVVVDRLAVKEGLETRLADSFETALKLAEGLAYVDLADGTVTEVMPPLPRGRAGVGVPPRGCRTPIPNPSLKGRDSENEGRRIARQSHRLFREVLLPGLGLHHRGSRTAPVLFQRPQGACPTCDGIGEKQLFDPQLVVPNEALSLKKGAVVPWAKSNPPSPYYMQVLASLAKEYEFSLETPWEDFDKEIREIILYGTKGRAIPLTFKDGRKSYTVKKPFEGVIGNLNRRLLQTESAWMREELSKFQTAQPCETCHGKRLNEKALAVKIAGTDIATPTKMSVADAKEWFLALPDKLTDTQQQIAKAILKEINERLGFLDNVGLDYLNLDRTSGTLSGGESQRIRLASQIGSGLSGVLYVLDEPSIGLHQRDNDRLLETLKRLRDLGNTVIVVEHDEDAIRAADHVVDLGPGAGVHGGEVVAQGTLKQVLKAKKSLTADYLTGRRQIEVPAKRRKGNGHQLTVHGARANNLDNVTASIPLGTFTCITGVSGSGKSSFTIDTLYAAAARTLNGARVVAGAHDKVTGLEYCDKVIEIDQSPIGRTPRSNPATYTGAFTQIRDWFAGLPEAQARGYKPGRFSFNVKGGRCEACQGDGLIKIEMHFLPDVYVTCEECGGKRYNRETLEVKFKGHSIADVLDMTIEDAEGFFKAVPPIRDKMHMLNEVGLGYVKVGQQATTLSGGEAQRVKLAKELSKRSTGQTLYILDEPTTGLHFEDVRKLLEVLHRLVDQGNSVVVIEHNLDVIKTSDYILDLGPGGGVRGGEVVAQGTPEEVAAVPASYTGRYLQPMLERAKEAAE, from the coding sequence ATGGCACTCACCAAAATTTCCGTCCGCGGCGCGCGGGAGCACAACCTCAAGGGCGTCGATATCGACTTGCCGCGCGATGCGCTGATCGTGATCACCGGCCTGTCGGGATCGGGCAAATCGAGCCTCGCCTTCGATACGATCTATGCCGAAGGGCAGCGGCGCTATGTCGAAAGCCTGAGCGCCTATGCGCGGCAATTCCTGGAAATGATGCAAAAGCCCGATGTCGAGCATATCGACGGGCTCAGCCCCGCGATCTCGATCGAGCAGAAGACCACCAGCCGCAACCCGCGCTCGACCGTCGCGACGGTAACCGAGATCTACGACTATATGCGCCTGCTCTGGGCGCGCGTGGGCGTGCCCTACAGCCCCGCCACCGGCCTGCCGATCCAGGCGCAGACGGTTTCCAACATGGTCGACCGGGTGATGGCGCTGCCCGAAGGCACGCGGCTCTATCTGCTTGCCCCCGTCGTGCGTGGACGCAAGGGCGAATACCGCAAGGAACTGGCCGAGTGGCAGAAGGCCGGGTTCACCCGCGTGCGCATCGACGGCGAGATGTACCCGATCGAGGAAGCGCCCGCGCTCGACAAGAAGTTCAAGCACGACATCGAGGTGGTGGTCGACCGGCTGGCGGTGAAGGAGGGCCTCGAAACGCGGCTGGCCGACAGTTTCGAAACCGCGCTCAAACTGGCCGAAGGGCTGGCTTATGTCGATCTGGCTGACGGGACTGTCACCGAGGTTATGCCTCCCCTCCCGCGGGGGAGGGCCGGGGTGGGGGTGCCACCTCGCGGGTGCCGAACACCCATCCCCAACCCTTCCCTCAAGGGAAGGGACTCAGAAAATGAAGGGCGCCGGATTGCCCGCCAATCGCATCGTCTTTTCCGAGAAGTTCTCCTGCCCGGTCTCGGGCTTCACCATCGAGGAAGTCGAACCGCGCCTGTTCTCTTTCAACGCCCCCAAGGCGCCTGCCCGACTTGCGACGGGATCGGCGAGAAGCAGTTGTTCGATCCGCAACTGGTCGTGCCGAACGAGGCGCTGTCCTTGAAGAAGGGCGCGGTGGTGCCCTGGGCGAAAAGCAACCCACCGAGCCCCTATTACATGCAGGTGCTCGCCAGCCTTGCGAAGGAATACGAGTTCAGCCTCGAGACCCCGTGGGAGGATTTCGACAAGGAAATTCGCGAGATCATCCTCTACGGCACGAAGGGCCGCGCCATACCGCTGACCTTCAAGGACGGGCGCAAAAGCTATACGGTGAAGAAGCCGTTCGAAGGCGTGATCGGCAACTTGAACCGCCGCCTGTTGCAGACCGAAAGCGCCTGGATGCGCGAGGAGCTGTCCAAATTCCAGACCGCGCAGCCATGCGAGACCTGCCACGGCAAGCGCCTCAACGAGAAGGCGCTCGCGGTGAAAATCGCGGGCACCGACATCGCCACGCCGACCAAGATGAGCGTTGCCGATGCGAAGGAGTGGTTCCTCGCGCTGCCCGACAAGCTCACCGACACGCAGCAGCAGATCGCCAAGGCCATCCTCAAGGAAATCAACGAGCGGCTGGGCTTTCTCGACAATGTCGGGCTCGACTATCTCAACCTCGACCGCACTTCGGGCACATTGTCCGGCGGGGAGAGCCAGCGCATCCGCCTCGCCAGTCAGATCGGCTCGGGCCTGTCGGGCGTGCTCTACGTGCTCGACGAACCCAGCATCGGCCTCCATCAGCGCGACAACGACCGGCTGCTCGAAACGCTCAAGCGGCTGCGCGATCTCGGCAATACGGTGATCGTGGTCGAGCATGACGAGGACGCGATCCGCGCCGCCGACCATGTGGTCGATCTCGGCCCGGGCGCTGGCGTCCACGGGGGCGAGGTGGTGGCGCAAGGCACGCTCAAACAGGTGCTCAAGGCGAAGAAATCGCTTACCGCAGACTATCTCACCGGCCGCCGCCAGATCGAGGTTCCGGCCAAGCGCCGCAAGGGCAATGGCCACCAGCTCACCGTCCACGGCGCGCGGGCGAACAATCTCGACAACGTCACCGCCTCCATCCCGCTCGGCACCTTCACCTGCATCACCGGCGTATCGGGTTCGGGCAAGTCCAGCTTCACCATCGACACGCTCTATGCCGCCGCCGCACGCACGCTCAACGGGGCACGCGTGGTCGCGGGCGCGCACGACAAGGTCACCGGCCTCGAATATTGCGACAAGGTGATCGAGATCGACCAGTCGCCCATCGGCCGCACCCCGCGCTCCAACCCGGCGACCTATACCGGCGCCTTCACCCAGATCCGCGACTGGTTCGCCGGCCTGCCGGAAGCGCAGGCGCGCGGCTACAAGCCGGGCCGCTTCAGCTTCAACGTCAAGGGCGGCCGCTGCGAGGCGTGCCAGGGCGACGGGCTGATCAAGATCGAGATGCACTTCCTGCCCGACGTCTACGTGACCTGCGAGGAATGCGGCGGCAAGCGCTACAACCGCGAAACGCTGGAGGTGAAGTTCAAGGGCCACTCCATCGCCGACGTGCTCGACATGACGATCGAGGATGCGGAAGGCTTCTTCAAGGCCGTCCCCCCGATCCGCGACAAGATGCATATGCTGAACGAGGTGGGGCTGGGCTACGTCAAGGTCGGTCAGCAGGCGACCACGCTATCGGGCGGCGAGGCGCAGCGCGTGAAGCTGGCCAAGGAACTGTCGAAGCGCAGCACCGGCCAGACGCTCTACATCCTCGACGAGCCCACCACGGGCCTCCATTTCGAGGATGTCCGCAAGCTCCTCGAAGTCCTCCACCGGCTGGTGGACCAGGGGAACTCTGTCGTGGTGATCGAGCACAATCTGGATGTGATAAAAACCTCTGATTACATTCTTGATCTCGGACCGGGAGGAGGCGTGAGAGGAGGCGAAGTGGTCGCCCAAGGCACACCGGAAGAGGTCGCCGCTGTTCCAGCGAGCTATACGGGCCGCTATCTCCAACCCATGCTGGAAAGGGCGAAAGAAGCTGCCGAGTGA
- a CDS encoding ABC transporter ATP-binding protein — MRLAARDLTLAGRLSGVSFDLAPGSITAICGPNGAGKSSLLEALAGLLQPDAGDITLGGQGLRDMPPRERAKCVGYLPQSHEIAWDVPVRSIVELGRMPHGDRLADPIDSALRALDIERLAHRRAQSLSGGETARVLLARVLAGEPQWILADEPLAALDIGHQIALLRHLRKAAARGAGVVLVLHDLAHAMNHADRAIVLDQGHIAADGACEDALDRDTIERVWKVPVRWIGEPGHRALVTG, encoded by the coding sequence ATGAGACTGGCTGCACGCGATTTGACACTTGCAGGCCGCCTTTCGGGCGTCTCGTTCGATCTGGCACCGGGGAGCATCACCGCGATTTGCGGCCCCAACGGCGCGGGCAAATCCAGCCTGCTCGAAGCGCTGGCCGGATTGCTCCAACCCGATGCCGGGGACATCACCCTTGGCGGGCAGGGCTTGCGCGACATGCCGCCCCGCGAACGGGCGAAATGTGTCGGATATCTGCCGCAGTCGCATGAAATTGCATGGGATGTTCCGGTGCGCAGTATCGTCGAACTGGGACGTATGCCGCATGGCGACCGGCTGGCCGATCCGATCGACTCAGCGCTCCGGGCGCTCGACATCGAACGTCTGGCACATCGCCGTGCGCAATCGCTTTCGGGAGGCGAGACCGCGCGCGTCCTGCTCGCTCGCGTGCTGGCGGGGGAACCGCAATGGATCCTTGCCGACGAACCGCTCGCCGCGCTCGACATCGGTCACCAGATCGCCCTGCTGCGCCATCTGCGCAAGGCGGCGGCACGTGGCGCCGGCGTGGTGCTGGTACTGCACGATCTGGCCCACGCGATGAACCATGCCGATCGCGCGATCGTGCTGGATCAGGGGCATATCGCCGCCGACGGCGCATGCGAAGACGCGCTCGACCGCGATACGATCGAGCGCGTCTGGAAAGTGCCTGTCCGGTGGATCGGCGAACCGGGCCACCGGGCTTTGGTCACTGGGTGA
- a CDS encoding GGDEF domain-containing protein: MAAAENDEYDEDWRTERLHLLVHSTAETERRTLPANIAGTLLVIGAAQSLPNATDFHIPMLLRFVALFATALLYRTIRQRLDAKASTLVPMRMASGVAAFGGASWASIVLPIFLDPYLHPASYIVTAGVFISVALVITSTSAIKHIAIPYTIGFVATFLGALVFIPLNTAIWLAGGLAFIMSGIVIFSVGSGRQRLETANTWVHNRRLTEDLEEALARAEFLAIRDPLTGLYNRRALFEDRIYENAPGDRYHVLIVDLDHFKQVNDRFGHDTGDRVLIGVATAIRDVLRSLPGEGHLAARLGGEEFAVFLAIADDTKAENAAERLRAVCHRVAVRFGLPPGVGTASIGISSMPRGEHVSEALQRADNALYEAKESGRNRVKRQVA, translated from the coding sequence ATGGCGGCGGCAGAGAACGACGAGTACGATGAGGATTGGCGCACGGAGCGTCTCCATCTTCTCGTCCATTCGACGGCCGAGACCGAGCGCCGGACCCTACCCGCCAATATTGCCGGAACCCTGTTGGTCATCGGGGCCGCCCAATCGCTACCCAATGCGACCGACTTCCATATTCCCATGCTGCTCCGCTTCGTGGCGTTGTTCGCGACGGCGCTGCTCTACCGAACGATCCGCCAAAGGCTGGACGCGAAGGCGAGCACGCTGGTCCCGATGCGCATGGCTTCGGGCGTCGCGGCTTTCGGCGGAGCGAGTTGGGCGAGCATAGTCCTTCCGATATTCCTCGATCCCTATCTGCATCCCGCATCCTATATCGTGACGGCGGGGGTATTCATCAGCGTGGCGCTGGTCATAACCAGCACTTCGGCGATCAAGCATATCGCGATCCCCTACACTATCGGCTTCGTCGCGACATTTCTCGGCGCACTGGTATTCATACCGCTGAACACCGCGATCTGGCTCGCGGGCGGCTTGGCCTTCATCATGAGCGGGATCGTCATCTTCAGTGTGGGAAGCGGCCGCCAACGACTGGAGACGGCGAACACCTGGGTTCACAACCGGCGACTCACCGAAGATCTCGAGGAAGCGCTGGCACGGGCGGAATTTCTCGCCATACGCGATCCGCTGACGGGATTGTACAACCGGCGGGCCTTGTTCGAGGACCGGATATACGAGAATGCGCCGGGCGACCGCTATCACGTGCTGATCGTCGATCTGGATCACTTCAAACAGGTCAACGACCGGTTCGGCCACGATACGGGCGACCGCGTTCTGATCGGCGTCGCAACCGCCATTCGCGATGTCCTTCGCAGCCTTCCCGGCGAAGGGCATCTCGCCGCGCGGCTGGGCGGCGAGGAGTTCGCAGTGTTTCTCGCCATCGCCGACGATACGAAAGCCGAAAACGCTGCCGAACGCCTGCGCGCGGTGTGTCATCGGGTTGCCGTCAGGTTCGGGCTCCCGCCCGGCGTCGGCACGGCATCGATCGGGATTTCCTCGATGCCGCGCGGAGAACATGTTAGCGAAGCCTTGCAGCGCGCCGACAATGCACTCTACGAAGCCAAGGAAAGTGGCCGCAATCGCGTCAAGCGGCAGGTCGCCTGA
- a CDS encoding lysozyme, with translation MDKDTAHYSNETAGKPPSPAQRAQNDAKLRAILDDLNRPLDDVDWAHTTLRGKKGEKPESFLKRRRRERQHRRDLRQARRAAARAFDVRPKMSTRKRATLMLGAGALGLTAFTGPPKARKAMAPSSAIEMVHDARSARQPAPLIKASDTFKQALIEEEGVRFTVYRDVAGYPTVGVGHLVEPEDGLRVGDRISEQQVLEFLEADLAEAEQGVRQLVGDLPLYQHEFDALLDLVYNVGIGNVSPEKSPRLNAAIDAGDYERIAAELDYTHAGGKFAKGLQYRSERRAKIFMDASYDDPRETAGWNSA, from the coding sequence ATGGACAAGGACACCGCGCATTATTCGAACGAGACCGCCGGGAAACCGCCGTCTCCGGCACAACGCGCGCAGAACGACGCCAAGCTCAGGGCGATCCTCGACGATCTCAACCGTCCGCTCGACGATGTCGATTGGGCGCATACCACTTTGCGCGGCAAAAAGGGTGAAAAGCCCGAGAGCTTTCTGAAACGCCGTCGCCGCGAGCGCCAGCATCGCCGCGATCTGCGCCAGGCGCGCCGGGCGGCCGCGCGGGCCTTCGATGTTAGGCCCAAAATGTCCACCCGCAAACGGGCCACGCTGATGCTGGGTGCGGGCGCGCTGGGGCTGACTGCATTCACCGGCCCGCCCAAAGCGCGTAAGGCCATGGCCCCTTCCAGCGCCATCGAGATGGTTCACGATGCCCGGAGCGCACGCCAGCCCGCCCCGTTAATCAAGGCGAGCGATACGTTCAAACAGGCCCTGATCGAAGAAGAGGGCGTGCGATTCACCGTCTATCGCGATGTCGCGGGCTATCCGACCGTCGGCGTTGGCCATCTCGTCGAACCCGAAGACGGATTGAGAGTTGGCGACCGGATTAGCGAGCAACAGGTCTTGGAATTTCTCGAGGCCGACCTCGCCGAAGCCGAACAGGGGGTCCGCCAACTGGTCGGCGATCTGCCGCTCTACCAGCACGAGTTCGATGCCCTGCTCGATCTCGTTTACAATGTCGGTATCGGCAATGTGTCGCCGGAAAAGAGCCCCCGCCTCAATGCCGCCATCGATGCGGGCGATTACGAGCGTATCGCGGCCGAGCTCGATTACACCCATGCGGGCGGCAAATTCGCCAAGGGGCTGCAATATCGCAGCGAACGCCGTGCCAAGATATTCATGGACGCGTCTTACGACGATCCGCGCGAAACCGCCGGATGGAATTCCGCCTAG
- the thpR gene encoding RNA 2',3'-cyclic phosphodiesterase, translating into MSHRLFIGICPPSAIRDALIDLMEGVDDARWQDENQLHLTLRFIGEVDTHRADDLAERLRMAIGADFALTIRGVGVFEKKGRVHTLWAGIEKTPELLRLQRRIERICIGAGLEPEHRKYHPHITLARCNLATGPLEPFLARNAGLRLGPWKAGAYILYEAFLRPEGSVYEPVVRYPLEPGP; encoded by the coding sequence ATGTCCCATCGCCTTTTCATCGGTATTTGCCCCCCTTCGGCAATCCGCGATGCGTTGATCGACCTGATGGAAGGTGTCGACGACGCGCGCTGGCAGGACGAGAACCAACTGCATCTGACACTTCGCTTCATCGGTGAAGTGGACACTCACCGCGCCGACGATCTGGCCGAGCGGCTGCGCATGGCCATCGGGGCGGACTTCGCGCTGACAATTCGCGGGGTTGGCGTTTTCGAAAAGAAAGGCCGCGTGCACACGCTGTGGGCGGGCATCGAAAAAACGCCCGAACTGTTGCGCCTGCAACGCCGCATCGAACGGATCTGCATCGGCGCGGGTCTGGAACCCGAACACCGTAAATATCACCCTCACATCACCCTCGCACGATGCAACCTGGCAACCGGTCCTCTCGAACCGTTTCTCGCCAGGAATGCCGGGTTGCGCCTTGGCCCATGGAAGGCCGGGGCCTATATTCTGTATGAAGCTTTCCTGCGGCCCGAAGGTTCTGTTTACGAACCGGTCGTCCGCTATCCACTCGAACCAGGCCCATGA
- a CDS encoding M3 family metallopeptidase, whose product MAEANTETTAIPAGTGYFAADSTLPFKTPDFSQITEEDYIPAFEQGMAIQKAEIAAIIDNPAPPTFENTIVALEKSGRMLGRVARVFFALTGSNTTDRLDDINTEISPKLTAHGDSITLNPELFARVKAVYDNRAAMTMTREDAKLLEDTYKGMVHAGALLTEAQRERVKAINSELSTVTTEFSQLARAAMNDNPVFFDSREDLAGLSDSDIQAAADLAAENGQPGKFAIALQNTTQQPLLPSMENRAAREKLFMASYHRADGRMDVDTRMLIAKIATLRAEKAALFGEADWASYAMWDRMAEKPATALGFMEQMVPALAATQRREAAMLNEAIAAEGGDYEVKPWDWYRYANKIKAERYDLDEDAVMEYFVLDKVLEDGVFHMAGKLYGLTFQRRTDLPVYHPDVWTYTVFDRDGSELGLFYFDPFQRSSKRGGAWMSNFVDQSHLWGTKPVIYNVLNIPKAPEGEVQLVSFDWVNTTFHEFGHALHGFFANQKYESLSGTATARDFVEYPSQVHEMWATWPSVLSNYAKHYKTGETIPDEMIAKIEAAAKFNQGYDFGEVVEAALLDMKWSALSPEEAAAIDTPEKVDAFERRSLEELGLEIDLVPPRYRSTYFNHIFSSPSGYSAGYYSYLWTEMLDRDSRKWFIENGGLTRANGDHYRATVLSQGGTMDYFKMFENFAGRKPDVTPMLAARGLIAGEEAADSEVSDGALPAENAQ is encoded by the coding sequence ATGGCCGAAGCCAATACCGAGACAACCGCGATCCCGGCCGGAACCGGCTATTTCGCCGCCGACAGCACGCTGCCTTTCAAAACACCCGATTTTTCGCAGATTACGGAAGAGGATTATATTCCCGCCTTCGAACAGGGCATGGCTATCCAGAAGGCGGAAATCGCTGCGATCATCGACAATCCCGCCCCGCCGACCTTCGAAAACACAATTGTCGCGCTGGAAAAATCGGGCCGCATGCTTGGCCGCGTGGCGCGCGTGTTCTTCGCGCTGACCGGATCGAACACGACCGACCGGCTTGACGACATCAATACGGAAATCAGCCCCAAGCTGACCGCGCATGGGGATTCGATCACGCTCAATCCCGAACTCTTCGCGCGCGTGAAGGCGGTTTACGATAACCGCGCCGCGATGACGATGACGCGCGAGGACGCCAAGCTGCTCGAAGATACCTATAAGGGTATGGTGCATGCCGGGGCGCTACTGACCGAGGCCCAGCGCGAACGGGTGAAGGCGATCAATTCGGAACTGTCGACCGTGACCACCGAATTCAGCCAGCTCGCCCGCGCGGCGATGAACGACAATCCGGTGTTCTTCGACAGTCGCGAAGATCTCGCCGGTCTGTCGGACAGCGACATCCAGGCTGCGGCCGACCTCGCCGCCGAGAACGGCCAGCCGGGCAAATTCGCCATCGCGCTGCAGAACACCACGCAGCAGCCGCTGCTGCCGAGCATGGAGAACCGTGCGGCGCGCGAAAAACTGTTCATGGCCAGCTATCACCGTGCCGACGGCCGCATGGATGTCGACACGCGCATGCTGATCGCCAAGATCGCCACGCTGCGCGCGGAAAAGGCCGCGCTGTTCGGCGAGGCCGACTGGGCAAGCTATGCCATGTGGGACCGCATGGCGGAAAAGCCTGCCACCGCGCTCGGCTTCATGGAACAGATGGTCCCCGCCCTCGCCGCGACGCAGCGCCGTGAAGCCGCGATGCTCAACGAAGCGATCGCCGCCGAGGGCGGCGATTACGAAGTGAAGCCGTGGGACTGGTACCGTTACGCCAACAAGATCAAGGCCGAACGCTACGATCTCGATGAAGATGCGGTGATGGAATATTTCGTGCTCGACAAGGTGCTCGAGGACGGCGTGTTCCACATGGCCGGAAAGCTCTACGGCCTGACCTTCCAGCGCCGCACCGACCTGCCGGTCTACCACCCCGACGTGTGGACTTATACCGTGTTCGACCGCGACGGCAGCGAACTCGGCCTGTTCTACTTCGACCCGTTCCAGCGCTCGTCGAAACGCGGCGGAGCGTGGATGAGCAATTTCGTCGACCAGAGCCATCTGTGGGGCACCAAGCCGGTGATCTACAACGTGCTCAACATCCCCAAGGCGCCGGAAGGCGAGGTGCAGCTCGTCAGCTTCGACTGGGTCAACACCACCTTCCACGAATTCGGCCATGCGCTGCACGGCTTCTTCGCCAACCAGAAGTATGAGAGCCTTTCCGGCACGGCGACCGCGCGCGACTTCGTCGAATATCCCAGCCAGGTCCACGAAATGTGGGCGACCTGGCCAAGCGTGCTGTCGAACTACGCCAAGCACTACAAGACCGGCGAAACCATTCCCGACGAAATGATCGCCAAGATCGAGGCGGCGGCCAAGTTCAATCAGGGTTACGATTTCGGCGAAGTCGTGGAAGCCGCCCTGCTCGACATGAAGTGGAGCGCGCTGTCGCCCGAAGAAGCCGCCGCGATCGACACGCCGGAGAAGGTCGATGCCTTCGAACGCCGCTCGCTCGAGGAACTCGGCCTCGAAATCGACCTGGTGCCACCGCGTTACCGCAGCACCTATTTCAACCACATCTTCAGCTCGCCCTCGGGCTATTCGGCCGGCTATTACAGCTATCTGTGGACCGAAATGCTGGATCGCGACAGCCGCAAGTGGTTCATCGAAAATGGCGGTCTGACCCGGGCCAATGGCGATCATTATCGCGCCACCGTGCTCAGCCAGGGCGGCACGATGGATTACTTCAAGATGTTCGAGAACTTCGCCGGTCGCAAACCCGACGTAACCCCGATGCTGGCCGCGCGCGGCCTGATCGCGGGCGAAGAAGCCGCCGACAGCGAAGTGTCGGATGGTGCGCTACCGGCGGAGAATGCGCAGTAA
- a CDS encoding M13 family metallopeptidase: MPRIHSLASTAAVSALALGLALSTPAFAEETTDDENTIVVTGSAKIGEYGLDLTARDLTADPGDDFERYASGAWIDRTEIPADRPSVGSFYNLREDVTEQVNGLITEAPAGTQYGALYASFMNEKAIEKVGIAPLKRELAAVDALSDKSAFARYMGATYAKFGGTLFGAAPYADPDDPTINALWMFSGGLGLPEKDYYFNSKFDEKRIAYYEYLVRTFRNIGEEDPRGAASRVMTFETYVAQLNWDVEQTRQIEKINNPMSSDELVAYAPGVDWAAFFDGHNIPPQDRIIVTDNTAIKAIAELFASTDLETLQLWQKARVTHQASPYLNARMVESRFRYTSALNGTSEQRARWKRAVDTIDGSLGELVGEAYVEEYFPKIAKTRMDELVKNLKLAMGDRIRENDWMTPETKQAALEKLARMDVMVGYPEEFRDYSQLPMSPDDLFGNMVRATRFNADYQMSDLGKPVDRSKWAMNPQTVNAYNGGLENKMVFPAGILQPPFFDAWADPAVNYGAIGVVIGHEISHGFDDQGRKIDADGAIKDWWTAQDAERFNAEAKKFGEQYAAFEVVPGSFINPDLTMGENIADLAGVLVAYDAYKKSLNGEEAPVIDGLTGDQRFFLAYAQVWRAKAREDSLRNQVATDPHSPPRYRTIAPLRNVDAWYEAFNITPEDEMYIAPEDRVRIW, from the coding sequence ATGCCACGCATCCATTCGCTCGCCAGCACGGCGGCAGTCTCGGCGCTCGCGCTGGGCCTCGCGCTTTCCACACCGGCCTTCGCCGAAGAAACCACCGATGATGAAAACACCATTGTCGTCACCGGTTCGGCCAAGATCGGCGAATACGGCCTCGACCTTACCGCCCGAGATCTCACCGCCGATCCGGGCGACGATTTCGAACGCTACGCATCGGGGGCCTGGATCGACCGTACCGAGATTCCTGCGGATCGCCCCTCGGTCGGCTCGTTCTACAATCTGCGCGAGGACGTGACCGAGCAGGTCAATGGTCTCATCACCGAAGCGCCGGCGGGCACGCAATACGGCGCGCTTTACGCCAGTTTCATGAACGAGAAGGCGATCGAGAAGGTCGGCATCGCCCCGCTCAAGCGCGAACTGGCCGCGGTCGACGCGCTATCCGACAAGAGCGCATTCGCCCGCTACATGGGCGCGACTTACGCCAAATTCGGTGGCACGCTGTTCGGTGCGGCGCCCTATGCCGATCCCGACGATCCCACAATCAACGCGCTATGGATGTTCTCGGGCGGCCTCGGTCTTCCGGAAAAGGACTACTACTTCAATTCGAAGTTCGATGAGAAACGCATCGCCTATTACGAATATCTGGTGCGCACCTTCCGCAATATCGGCGAGGAGGACCCTCGCGGCGCGGCCAGCCGCGTGATGACGTTCGAAACCTATGTCGCCCAACTCAACTGGGACGTCGAGCAGACCCGCCAGATCGAGAAGATCAACAACCCGATGTCGAGCGACGAACTGGTCGCTTATGCGCCGGGTGTCGATTGGGCCGCATTCTTCGACGGGCACAACATCCCGCCGCAGGATCGCATCATCGTGACCGACAATACGGCGATAAAGGCAATCGCGGAACTCTTCGCCAGCACCGATCTGGAAACGCTCCAACTGTGGCAGAAGGCCCGTGTTACGCACCAGGCCTCGCCCTATCTCAACGCAAGGATGGTCGAGAGCCGGTTTCGCTACACCAGCGCCCTGAACGGTACGAGCGAGCAGCGCGCGCGCTGGAAACGCGCGGTCGACACGATCGATGGCTCGCTGGGCGAGCTTGTCGGCGAAGCCTATGTCGAGGAATACTTCCCCAAGATCGCGAAGACGCGGATGGACGAGCTGGTGAAGAACCTGAAGCTGGCCATGGGCGACCGCATCCGTGAAAACGACTGGATGACTCCGGAAACCAAGCAGGCCGCGCTCGAAAAGCTCGCGCGGATGGATGTGATGGTCGGTTATCCAGAGGAGTTCCGCGACTATTCGCAGTTGCCCATGTCGCCCGACGACCTGTTCGGCAATATGGTCCGCGCGACCCGGTTCAACGCGGATTACCAGATGAGCGATCTCGGCAAGCCGGTCGACCGCAGCAAATGGGCAATGAACCCCCAGACCGTGAATGCCTATAATGGCGGGCTGGAAAACAAGATGGTCTTCCCGGCCGGCATCCTCCAGCCGCCGTTCTTCGATGCCTGGGCCGACCCCGCGGTCAACTACGGCGCCATCGGGGTGGTGATCGGCCACGAAATCAGCCACGGCTTCGACGATCAGGGCCGCAAGATCGACGCCGATGGCGCCATCAAGGATTGGTGGACGGCCCAGGACGCGGAACGGTTCAACGCCGAAGCCAAGAAGTTCGGCGAACAATACGCCGCCTTCGAAGTCGTGCCCGGCAGCTTCATCAATCCGGACCTGACCATGGGCGAGAATATCGCCGATCTGGCCGGCGTATTGGTGGCTTACGATGCCTACAAAAAATCGCTGAATGGCGAAGAAGCGCCGGTGATCGACGGGCTGACCGGCGACCAGCGCTTCTTCCTCGCCTATGCGCAGGTGTGGCGGGCGAAGGCGCGCGAGGATTCGCTGCGCAATCAGGTCGCGACCGACCCGCACAGCCCGCCGCGCTATCGCACGATCGCGCCGCTGCGCAATGTCGATGCGTGGTACGAGGCATTCAACATCACGCCCGAGGACGAAATGTACATTGCGCCCGAGGATCGCGTGCGCATCTGGTGA